A window of the Linepithema humile isolate Giens D197 chromosome 4, Lhum_UNIL_v1.0, whole genome shotgun sequence genome harbors these coding sequences:
- the mRpL35 gene encoding large ribosomal subunit protein bL35m, whose translation MLRVVGAALRGIAARATNAEVTTAIVSKCSPTLNYTQYRGFGALSTLVQKWTTIGSTQHSTLLNHTITENRLAEPINVPIRTITKFSMTKGKRRTVKTVLQRFYRLNWGIWIRTRAGRKKHLWKKSSARKKRLREHVFCNATQSTLLDKMVSKYWRRRHYYVDDPYEPYQEREEFLITRRKPLP comes from the exons GAATTGCAGCAAGAGCAACAAATGCAGAAGTGACAACAGCCATTGTTTCAAAATGCTCTCCTACTTTGAATTATACACAATATAGAGGATTTGGAGCATTGTCTACTCTTGTTCAGAAATGGACAACTATTGGATCTACACAACATAGCACATTACTaaa TCATACAATAACAGAGAATCGTTTGGCTGAACCTATTAATGTACCAATTAGAACAATAACCAAGTTCAGCATGACAAAAGGAAAGCGACGAACTGTAAAGACAGTCCTACAACGTTTCTACAGATTAAATTG gGGTATTTGGATTAGAACAAGGGCAGGTCGAAAAAAACACTTGTGGAAAAAATCATCTGCTAGAAAGAAGAGATTACGAGAGCATGTATTCTGTAATGCCACACAATCCACATTATTGGACAAAATGGTATCAAAGTACTGGCGTAGGCGACACTATTATGTCGATGACCCATATGAACCTTATCAGGAGCgcgaagaatttttaattacccGCAGAAAACCATTACCTTAA
- the LOC105671146 gene encoding oxaloacetate tautomerase Fahd2a, mitochondrial isoform X2, with protein MPCHGKLRLLSRAYLAFRNSCGKNEGNLSATIVASITSNRNFSTSRTLNMRFVQFTNKTGGPQHLGVQLKQGGDIIAVSAIDSRIPNTLKKFLEGGDDFLKKAKRIVAEGRSIIPEADVNFLAPVTRMDKLICIGLNYSGHCQEQGLPTPESPIVFNKFPSNIIGPRDSIVLPKISDKVDWEAELAIVIGKKCKGLSNDEIEDCIFGYTVAQDITARDWQKTKRNGGQFLISKAMDTFCPLGPAVITKEAICDINNLSVRTWVNSNQKQDGNTSELIFKPHEIVTYISQFMTLLPGDVILTGTPAGVGYTRNPPEYLQRGDVLETEIESIGRLRNKVI; from the exons ATGCCATGTCATGGAAAATTACGGTTGCTTAGCAGAGCATATCTGGCATTCAGGAATTCATGTGGAAAGAACGAAGGCAATCTGAGTGCGACTATCGTCGCCAGCATTACCAGCAATAGAAATTTCTCTACAAGTCGCACACTCAATATGAG GTTCGTtcaatttacaaacaaaacCGGAGGCCCGCAGCATCTTGGAGTCCAGCTGAAGCAGGGAGGTGACATTATCGCTGTGTCGGCGATAGATTCGCGTATTCCGAACACgctgaaaaaatttttggaaggCGGCGATGATTTTCTCAAGAAGGCCAAAAG aatAGTCGCCGAGGGACGGAGCATCATACCCGAGGCCGATGTGAACTTCCTGGCACCGGTCACGCGCATGGATAAGCTCATCTGCATCGGTCTCAACTATAGTGGTCACTGTCAAGAGCAAGGTTTGCCGACTCCTGAAAGTCCGATAGTCTTTAACAAGTTTCCCAGCAACATCATTGGACCGCGTGACAGCATTGTGCTACCGAAAATCTCGGAC AAAGTCGATTGGGAGGCCGAACTGGCGATAGTCATCGGCAAGAAATGCAAAGGCCTCAGCAATGATGAAATCGAGGATTGTATCTTCGGCTACACAGTGGCACAGGATATAACGGCGCGTGATTGGCAGAAAACAAAGCGAAACGGTGGTCAATTTCTGATCAGCAAAGCAATGGACACATTCTGTCCCCTTGGTCCAGCGGTGATCACCAAAGAGGCGATATGcgacattaataatttatctgtgAGGACATGGGTGAATAGTAATCAGAAGCAAGATGGTAATACTAGCGAGCTTATCTTCAAACCTCACGAAATAGTTACTTATATTTCACA atttatgACATTGTTACCAGGCGACGTAATCCTCACCGGGACACCGGCTGGTGTCGGATACACGCGCAATCCACCGGAATACTTACAG CGAGGCGACGTACTTGAAACCGAAATTGAAAGTATCGGACGTCTGAGAAACAAAGTGATCTAA
- the LOC105671146 gene encoding oxaloacetate tautomerase Fahd2a, mitochondrial isoform X1 has protein sequence MPCHGKLRLLSRAYLAFRNSCGKNEGNLSATIVASITSNRNFSTSRTLNMRFVQFTNKTGGPQHLGVQLKQGGDIIAVSAIDSRIPNTLKKFLEGGDDFLKKAKRDDDIDLRKAVERIVAEGRSIIPEADVNFLAPVTRMDKLICIGLNYSGHCQEQGLPTPESPIVFNKFPSNIIGPRDSIVLPKISDKVDWEAELAIVIGKKCKGLSNDEIEDCIFGYTVAQDITARDWQKTKRNGGQFLISKAMDTFCPLGPAVITKEAICDINNLSVRTWVNSNQKQDGNTSELIFKPHEIVTYISQFMTLLPGDVILTGTPAGVGYTRNPPEYLQRGDVLETEIESIGRLRNKVI, from the exons ATGCCATGTCATGGAAAATTACGGTTGCTTAGCAGAGCATATCTGGCATTCAGGAATTCATGTGGAAAGAACGAAGGCAATCTGAGTGCGACTATCGTCGCCAGCATTACCAGCAATAGAAATTTCTCTACAAGTCGCACACTCAATATGAG GTTCGTtcaatttacaaacaaaacCGGAGGCCCGCAGCATCTTGGAGTCCAGCTGAAGCAGGGAGGTGACATTATCGCTGTGTCGGCGATAGATTCGCGTATTCCGAACACgctgaaaaaatttttggaaggCGGCGATGATTTTCTCAAGAAGGCCAAAAG GGACGACGATATCGACCTAAGGAAGGCAGTAGAGAG aatAGTCGCCGAGGGACGGAGCATCATACCCGAGGCCGATGTGAACTTCCTGGCACCGGTCACGCGCATGGATAAGCTCATCTGCATCGGTCTCAACTATAGTGGTCACTGTCAAGAGCAAGGTTTGCCGACTCCTGAAAGTCCGATAGTCTTTAACAAGTTTCCCAGCAACATCATTGGACCGCGTGACAGCATTGTGCTACCGAAAATCTCGGAC AAAGTCGATTGGGAGGCCGAACTGGCGATAGTCATCGGCAAGAAATGCAAAGGCCTCAGCAATGATGAAATCGAGGATTGTATCTTCGGCTACACAGTGGCACAGGATATAACGGCGCGTGATTGGCAGAAAACAAAGCGAAACGGTGGTCAATTTCTGATCAGCAAAGCAATGGACACATTCTGTCCCCTTGGTCCAGCGGTGATCACCAAAGAGGCGATATGcgacattaataatttatctgtgAGGACATGGGTGAATAGTAATCAGAAGCAAGATGGTAATACTAGCGAGCTTATCTTCAAACCTCACGAAATAGTTACTTATATTTCACA atttatgACATTGTTACCAGGCGACGTAATCCTCACCGGGACACCGGCTGGTGTCGGATACACGCGCAATCCACCGGAATACTTACAG CGAGGCGACGTACTTGAAACCGAAATTGAAAGTATCGGACGTCTGAGAAACAAAGTGATCTAA
- the LOC105671100 gene encoding nucleolar protein 16 yields the protein MKIKKIRKLKRKKRYNANVNRKRQRDKLRRLPNIPCAEIKNAWEHTKSIRTNLKEMGLSYDPNKKTQLLNVKHEMLKAAERKITENDNSSDEDEMDATPSKNYVAEKLEAEAKAPKHRRLKLPKGQAQFLTYLLKKYGEDYKAMAKDKKNHYQLTGKQIQAKIKQFQGISEQYNEYLEDNNIQLES from the exons atgaaaattaaaaaaataaggaaactGAAACGCAAAAAGAGGTACAATGCGAATGTAAATCGAAAAAGGCAACGAGATAAGCTCCGAAGACTGCCAAATATTCCCTG tgctgaaataaagaacgcaTGGGAACACACGAAATCTATTCGTACCAACTTGAAAGAAATGGGTTTGTCATATGATCCAAACAAAAAGACACAACTTCTTAACGTGAAACATGAAATGCTAAAGGCAGCTGAgagaaaaataacagaaaatgaTAATTCGTCGGATGAAGACGAGATGGATGCGACTccatcaaaaaattatgtagCAGAGAAATTAGAAGCTGAAGCAAAAGCACCTAAACACCGTCGTCTCAAACTACCAAAAGGACAAGCACAGTTccttacttatttattaaaaaaatatggtgAAGATTATAAG GCAATGGCAAAAGACAAAAAGAACCACTATCAACTAACTGGGAAACAAATCCAagctaaaataaaacaatttcaagGCATTTCAGAACAATATAACGAATACCTTgaagataataatatacaattggAATCTTAA